The genomic DNA GGCTTCCCGGCGAGGTAGACTGGTCCGGCGCCGGCCCCGGTGAGCGCCTCGGCGGTCGCGACCGCGCGCTCGGCGTAGATCCCGTCGGTCGAGCAGATGCAGGCGAGGCTGGCGCCGGATTCCCGGAACGCCTGCGCGGCCGCCTCGGCGTCGGGGAAGCCCTCGTTCGACAGCGCCTCGAGGCCGCCGGCCGCGAAGGCGTTGGCCGCGAAGGTCGCCCGGGCATTGAAGGCCGCCACCGGGCCGAGATTGGCCAGGAACACGACCGGCCTGCGCCCTGTCTTGGCGAGGAAGGCGTCCGAGGCGTCGCGCAGGGCCTCGTAGGGCTCGGCGAGGCGCTGGGACGGCAGCGCGTCGCAGGCGACCGCCGAGCCCGCGCCGAAATTGGATCCGAGCACCGCCGCCACGGGCTGCACGTCGAGCACCGTGACCGGCTTCTCGGGGAGGTTCGGGAACTCGCTCGCCCCGGTGAGCGGCTCGCGGCGGGTGGCCACCGCCTTGGCGCGGGCCTCGCGGGTCAGCTCGATCCGCCGCTGGAGCTTGCCGACGCTGAGCGAGGCGACGATCCCGCCCTCGGCCTCGATCGCCTGGAACGCCGCCCAGCCCGCCTCGGCGAGCTCGGCCGTCAGGGCCTCGAATCCGCCGGCCCCGGCCGCGGGGTCGCTGACCCGCGCGAGGTGCGATTCCTCGATGAGCACGATCTGGCTGTTGCGCGCCACGCGCCGGGCGAAGGCGTCGGGCAGGCCGAGGGCCTGCGTGTACGGCAGGACCGCGACGCTGTCGGCGCCGCCCATGCCGGCCGAGGCCGCCGCCATGCCGGTCCGGAGGATGTTCACGAACGGGTCGCGCTTGGTCATCATCCGCCACGCGGTCTCGGCGTGGAGGCGCAGCGGCTTCGGCTCGAGGCCGCAGGCCTGCTCGACGCGCGCCCAGAGGCGCCGCATCGCGCGGAACTTCGCGACAGTGACGAACTCGTCGGCATCGGCCGCGAGCAGCACGGCGACGCGGTCGCGCGCGCTCGCGAGATCGTGACCGGCCGCTTCCAGGGCGCGCAGGTAGGCGACGGCGGTGGCGAGCACCGCGCCGAGTTCCGCCGCCTCGCCGGCGCCGGCCTCGTGGTAGGGCCGGCCGTCGGCCAGGAAGGCCCGGCCGCGGAAACCCGCCGCCTCCAGCTCGGCCACGGCCTCGGCGAGGCGGGGCGCGATGTCGGTCCAGACGGCTCCGAGGCTGCCGGTGGCCGCCAGGACGCCGACGGGATCGAGCCCCAGATCGACGTCGTAGGTCGAGAGATCCTCGCCGCGGCGCTCCGCCAGCGCCTTGATTAGCCGGGCCACCTCCAGGCCGCGGCCGCCGGCATCGATCCGCAGGGCGATCAGCGGCAGCATCACGCCCTTCAGGGCGGCGTCGAGCTCCTCGACGCTCGCCGCGGTGAGACCGTAGCCGCGGGCGCCCGGCGCACCCGCGACGGCGAGCACGAGGGCATCGGCCCCGCCCTCGAGGTCGGTGAGCGCCTGCGTGTTCGCGGTTCCGATGTCGGGATGGTCGACCCGCTGGGCGATCCGCCAGGGTCCGGGCTCGCGCACCGGCTGCGCCGCCGGCTCGGCCGGTCCGTAGAGGGGCTCGATCCGCAGTCCGTCAGCCGTCCGCGACACCAGCCGCTTCTCGAAATCGGCGCCCTTCAGGACGCCTTCGACGAGGCCGAGCCAGCGCGCCCGGTCTGCGGGCTCGAAGAGGTCGGCGAGCGGTCTGTCTTCCATCGGTACGTCCCAGGGCGCGGCGTCTTCTGCACCGCTTTCATGCGTTTGCCTCGCACGCCGCTCCGCCGCTGGCAATCGCCCGATGGTTGAGGAAAGCTCAAGCCGCGGATCACCGATTTTTGAGTGATGCGGCGCAGGTGCGGTGAGGGGCACCTGCCGATCCGGATCGCGAGTCCGAGCCGCTGCCGGCGAGCCCGGGCCGACCGAACGGGGCGCGATCCCGCCCGCGTCAGCCGAGGATGATCAGGCCGGCGAAGCCGAGGGCGCCGACGATGATCCGCCACCACGCGAACAGCCAGAAACCGTGGCGGGAGACGTAGTCGAGGAGAAACCGCACCACGAACAGCGCCGAGACGAACGACACGATGAAGCCGATCGCGATCAGCCCGACATCGTTGCTCGAGAGGTATTTGTAGTTGTCGAGCAGGTCCTTGGCGAAAGCGCCCGCCATGGTCGGCATCGCGAGGTAGAACGAGAACTCGGTGGCCGAGCGCTTGTCGGCGCCCATCAGCATCGCGCCCACGATCGTGGCGCCCGAGCGCGAGACGCCGGGGATCATCGCCAGGCACTGGAAGATGCCGATCTTCAGGTCCATCGGCAGCGAGAAGTCGTAGACGTCGGTCTTCTTCACCTCGAGGTCGGTGTCGTCGATGACGAGGAGCACGAGCCCGCCGGCCACCAGGGTCGCGCAGACGATCCACGGGTTGAACAGGTAGGCCTTGATCAGCTTCGAGAAGAGGCCGCCGATGATCGCCGCCGGCAGGAACGCCACCAGGATGCCGAGGACGAA from Methylobacterium oryzae includes the following:
- a CDS encoding undecaprenyl-diphosphate phosphatase; amino-acid sequence: MDPASIGKAVLLALVEGATEFIPVSSTGHQLLVGHFIGFHSPNNTFEVLIQLGAILAILLVYFRRLLGIATALPSDPKARRFVLGILVAFLPAAIIGGLFSKLIKAYLFNPWIVCATLVAGGLVLLVIDDTDLEVKKTDVYDFSLPMDLKIGIFQCLAMIPGVSRSGATIVGAMLMGADKRSATEFSFYLAMPTMAGAFAKDLLDNYKYLSSNDVGLIAIGFIVSFVSALFVVRFLLDYVSRHGFWLFAWWRIIVGALGFAGLIILG
- a CDS encoding methylmalonyl-CoA mutase subunit beta, whose translation is MEDRPLADLFEPADRARWLGLVEGVLKGADFEKRLVSRTADGLRIEPLYGPAEPAAQPVREPGPWRIAQRVDHPDIGTANTQALTDLEGGADALVLAVAGAPGARGYGLTAASVEELDAALKGVMLPLIALRIDAGGRGLEVARLIKALAERRGEDLSTYDVDLGLDPVGVLAATGSLGAVWTDIAPRLAEAVAELEAAGFRGRAFLADGRPYHEAGAGEAAELGAVLATAVAYLRALEAAGHDLASARDRVAVLLAADADEFVTVAKFRAMRRLWARVEQACGLEPKPLRLHAETAWRMMTKRDPFVNILRTGMAAASAGMGGADSVAVLPYTQALGLPDAFARRVARNSQIVLIEESHLARVSDPAAGAGGFEALTAELAEAGWAAFQAIEAEGGIVASLSVGKLQRRIELTREARAKAVATRREPLTGASEFPNLPEKPVTVLDVQPVAAVLGSNFGAGSAVACDALPSQRLAEPYEALRDASDAFLAKTGRRPVVFLANLGPVAAFNARATFAANAFAAGGLEALSNEGFPDAEAAAQAFRESGASLACICSTDGIYAERAVATAEALTGAGAGPVYLAGKPTDLAEPLKQAGVAAFLHVGCDLLALLNAALRAAMRTPAPQAPR